From the genome of Alosa sapidissima isolate fAloSap1 chromosome 14, fAloSap1.pri, whole genome shotgun sequence, one region includes:
- the slc26a2 gene encoding sulfate transporter isoform X1 encodes MEVETVIIEGTSVTGVRLAPSMTVENGEAGQVGNGDHTCPLHTPLTLEEWGREEEPCSAQVRRRAKKLCTCSTARAKALLLDSVPILRWLPRYRLREWLLGDMMSGVIVGILLVPQSIAYSLLAGQDPIYGLYTSFFSSIIYALLGSSRHISVGIFGVLCLLVGQVVDREVALAGYPPENNINLTTDMTGSAMENSTMGVVCDRSCYAILVGATVTFTAGVFQVLMGLLQVGFVSVFLSDSLLSGFATGASLTILTSQLKYLLGLKLPRPQGWGSLIKTWVGLLSNLGKTNLCDLVTSLLCLLVLVPAKELNDRFKSKLRAPIPFELFVVIAATLASHFGGFRERYGSEVAGAIPTGFLPPQLPAWHLIPEVAVDAFSIALVGFAITVSLSEMFAKKHGYTVDANQEMYAIGFCNILPSFFRCFTTSAALTKTLVKESTGCQTQLSALVSALVLLLVLLLIAPLFYSLQKCVLAVIILVNLRGALRKFLDVPRMWRANHVDAFIWLITMATSALVNTELGLLVGVLVSAFCVLGRTQRASAVPLGQTADGELYEDIGQYRGLHTQPGVAVFRYEAPIYYANQALFKRALYRAVGLDPLQEKARRRKQEKRRKKLVDEAVAFTTTGVRQGSGDEKDSGTLSTPESAEVKVTSDEAILLQHASFHSLVLDCSAVLFLDSAGVGALKEVRKDYAEVGVGLLLARCCPSVTESLERGGYYEEKGAHTKVVFFTITDAVLYAQSLSAQNGDCESNC; translated from the exons ATGGAAGTGGAAACCGTCATCATCGAGGGGACTAGTGTAACAG GGGTGAGGCTGGCACCTAGCATGACCGTGGAAAACGGCGAGGCGGGGCAGGTTGGCAACGGCGACCACACCTGCCCGCTGCACACCCCTCTGACGCTGGAGGAGTGGGGGCGCGAGGAGGAGCCGTGTAGCGCCCAGGTGCGTCGCCGCGCCAAGAAGCTCTGCACCTGCAGCACCGCCCGCGCCAAGGCCCTGCTCCTGGACTCTGTGCCCATCCTCAGATGGTTGCCGCGGTACCGCCTGAGAGAATGGCTGCTGGGAGACATGATGTCGGGGGTGATCGTGGGCATCCTGCTGGTGCCCCAGTCCATCGCGTACTCCCTGCTGGCTGGGCAGGACCCCATCTATGGCCTCTACACGTCCTTCTTCTCCAGCATCATCTACGCCCTGCTGGGCAGCTCGCGCCACATCTCCGTGGGCATTTTCGGGGTGCTGTGCCTGCTGGTGGGGCAGGTTGTGGACCGGGAAGTGGCGCTGGCAGGGTACCCcccagagaacaatatcaacctGACCACCGATATGACTGGATCAGCGATGGAGAACAGCACCATGGGAGTTGTGTGCGACCGTAGCTGCTACGCCATTCTAGTGGGGGCAACAGTCACTTTCACTGCTGGGGTGTTCCAG GTGCTGATGGGGCTGCTGCAGGTGGGCTTCGTCTCCGTCTTCCTGTCCGACTCCCTGCTGAGCGGCTTTGCCACGGGCGCCTccctcaccatcctcacctCCCAGCTGAAGTATCTGCTGGGTCTTAAGCTACCCCGGCCTCAGGGCTGGGGCTCCCTCATTAAGACCTGGGTCGGTCTGCTCAGCAACCTGGGCAAGACCAACCTGTGCGacctggtgaccagcctgctgTGCCTGCTGGTGCTCGTACCAGCCAAGGAGCTCAACGACCGCTTCAAGTCCAAGCTGCGGGCGCCCATCCCCTTCGAGCTGTTTGTGGTGATCGCAGCCACACTGGCGTCGCACTTTGGCGGGTTCCGCGAGCGCTACGGCTCGGAGGTGGCGGGCGCCATCCCCACGGGTTTCTTGCCGCCGCAGCTGCCCGCCTGGCACCTCATCCCCGAGGTGGCGGTGGACGCCTTCTCCATCGCGCTGGTCGGGTTCGCCATCACCGTCTCACTCTCCGAGATGTTCGCCAAGAAGCACGGCTACACGGTGGACGCCAACCAGGAGATGTACGCCATCGGCTTCTGCAACATCCTGCCCTCGTTCTTCCGCTGCTTCACCACCAGCGCGGCGCTGACCAAGACCCTGGTGAAGGAGTCGACGGGCTGCCAGACCCAGCTGTCGGCACTGGTCTCGgcgctggtgctgctgctggtcctGCTCCTCATCGCCCCTCTCTTCTACTCCCTGCAGAA GTGTGTTCTGGCTGTTATTATCTTGGTGAACCTCCGGGGGGCGCTGAGGAAGTTCCTTGATGTGCCGCGCATGTGGCGGGCCAACCACGTGGATGCTTTCATATGGCTCATCACCATGGCGACCTCCGCCCTTGTCAACACCGAGCTGGGCCTGCTGGTGGGGGTCCTGGTGTCGGCCTTCTGCGTCCTGGGCCGCACACAGCGTGCCAGCGCCGTGCCACTGGGCCAGACCGCGGACGGCGAGCTCTACGAGGACATAGGCCAGTACAGGGGCCTGCACACACAGCCCGGCGTGGCCGTGTTCCGTTATGAGGCGCCCATCTACTATGCCAACCAGGCGCTCTTCAAGCGAGCGCTGTACCGCGCCGTGGGGCTCGACCCGCTCCAGGAAAAGGCCCGGCGCCGCAAGCAGGAGAAACGACGCAAGAAGCTAGTGGACGAGGCCGTGGCGTTTACGACGACCGGGGTCCGACAGGGTTCCGGGGACGAGAAAGACAGCGGCACACTCTCAACGCCTGAGTCTGCAGAGGTGAAGGTGACCAGCGACGAGGCCATCCTGCTACAGCACGCCAGCTTCCACAGCCTGGTGCTGGACTGCAGCGCCGTGCTCTTCCTGGACTCGGCCGGCGTGGGCGCGCTCAAGGAGGTGCGCAAGGACTATGCGGAGGTGGGCGTGGGTCTGCTGCTGGCACGATGCTGCCCCTCCGTCACGGAGTCGCTGGAGAGGGGCGGGTACTACGAAGAGAAGGGGGCACACACAAAGGTGGTGTTCTTCACCATCACCGACGCAGTGCTCTATGCACAAAGCCTCTCCGCTCAGAATGGAGACTGTGAAAGCAACTGTTGA
- the slc26a2 gene encoding sulfate transporter isoform X3, translating to MVGGVRLAPSMTVENGEAGQVGNGDHTCPLHTPLTLEEWGREEEPCSAQVRRRAKKLCTCSTARAKALLLDSVPILRWLPRYRLREWLLGDMMSGVIVGILLVPQSIAYSLLAGQDPIYGLYTSFFSSIIYALLGSSRHISVGIFGVLCLLVGQVVDREVALAGYPPENNINLTTDMTGSAMENSTMGVVCDRSCYAILVGATVTFTAGVFQVLMGLLQVGFVSVFLSDSLLSGFATGASLTILTSQLKYLLGLKLPRPQGWGSLIKTWVGLLSNLGKTNLCDLVTSLLCLLVLVPAKELNDRFKSKLRAPIPFELFVVIAATLASHFGGFRERYGSEVAGAIPTGFLPPQLPAWHLIPEVAVDAFSIALVGFAITVSLSEMFAKKHGYTVDANQEMYAIGFCNILPSFFRCFTTSAALTKTLVKESTGCQTQLSALVSALVLLLVLLLIAPLFYSLQKCVLAVIILVNLRGALRKFLDVPRMWRANHVDAFIWLITMATSALVNTELGLLVGVLVSAFCVLGRTQRASAVPLGQTADGELYEDIGQYRGLHTQPGVAVFRYEAPIYYANQALFKRALYRAVGLDPLQEKARRRKQEKRRKKLVDEAVAFTTTGVRQGSGDEKDSGTLSTPESAEVKVTSDEAILLQHASFHSLVLDCSAVLFLDSAGVGALKEVRKDYAEVGVGLLLARCCPSVTESLERGGYYEEKGAHTKVVFFTITDAVLYAQSLSAQNGDCESNC from the exons ATGGTCGGTG GGGTGAGGCTGGCACCTAGCATGACCGTGGAAAACGGCGAGGCGGGGCAGGTTGGCAACGGCGACCACACCTGCCCGCTGCACACCCCTCTGACGCTGGAGGAGTGGGGGCGCGAGGAGGAGCCGTGTAGCGCCCAGGTGCGTCGCCGCGCCAAGAAGCTCTGCACCTGCAGCACCGCCCGCGCCAAGGCCCTGCTCCTGGACTCTGTGCCCATCCTCAGATGGTTGCCGCGGTACCGCCTGAGAGAATGGCTGCTGGGAGACATGATGTCGGGGGTGATCGTGGGCATCCTGCTGGTGCCCCAGTCCATCGCGTACTCCCTGCTGGCTGGGCAGGACCCCATCTATGGCCTCTACACGTCCTTCTTCTCCAGCATCATCTACGCCCTGCTGGGCAGCTCGCGCCACATCTCCGTGGGCATTTTCGGGGTGCTGTGCCTGCTGGTGGGGCAGGTTGTGGACCGGGAAGTGGCGCTGGCAGGGTACCCcccagagaacaatatcaacctGACCACCGATATGACTGGATCAGCGATGGAGAACAGCACCATGGGAGTTGTGTGCGACCGTAGCTGCTACGCCATTCTAGTGGGGGCAACAGTCACTTTCACTGCTGGGGTGTTCCAG GTGCTGATGGGGCTGCTGCAGGTGGGCTTCGTCTCCGTCTTCCTGTCCGACTCCCTGCTGAGCGGCTTTGCCACGGGCGCCTccctcaccatcctcacctCCCAGCTGAAGTATCTGCTGGGTCTTAAGCTACCCCGGCCTCAGGGCTGGGGCTCCCTCATTAAGACCTGGGTCGGTCTGCTCAGCAACCTGGGCAAGACCAACCTGTGCGacctggtgaccagcctgctgTGCCTGCTGGTGCTCGTACCAGCCAAGGAGCTCAACGACCGCTTCAAGTCCAAGCTGCGGGCGCCCATCCCCTTCGAGCTGTTTGTGGTGATCGCAGCCACACTGGCGTCGCACTTTGGCGGGTTCCGCGAGCGCTACGGCTCGGAGGTGGCGGGCGCCATCCCCACGGGTTTCTTGCCGCCGCAGCTGCCCGCCTGGCACCTCATCCCCGAGGTGGCGGTGGACGCCTTCTCCATCGCGCTGGTCGGGTTCGCCATCACCGTCTCACTCTCCGAGATGTTCGCCAAGAAGCACGGCTACACGGTGGACGCCAACCAGGAGATGTACGCCATCGGCTTCTGCAACATCCTGCCCTCGTTCTTCCGCTGCTTCACCACCAGCGCGGCGCTGACCAAGACCCTGGTGAAGGAGTCGACGGGCTGCCAGACCCAGCTGTCGGCACTGGTCTCGgcgctggtgctgctgctggtcctGCTCCTCATCGCCCCTCTCTTCTACTCCCTGCAGAA GTGTGTTCTGGCTGTTATTATCTTGGTGAACCTCCGGGGGGCGCTGAGGAAGTTCCTTGATGTGCCGCGCATGTGGCGGGCCAACCACGTGGATGCTTTCATATGGCTCATCACCATGGCGACCTCCGCCCTTGTCAACACCGAGCTGGGCCTGCTGGTGGGGGTCCTGGTGTCGGCCTTCTGCGTCCTGGGCCGCACACAGCGTGCCAGCGCCGTGCCACTGGGCCAGACCGCGGACGGCGAGCTCTACGAGGACATAGGCCAGTACAGGGGCCTGCACACACAGCCCGGCGTGGCCGTGTTCCGTTATGAGGCGCCCATCTACTATGCCAACCAGGCGCTCTTCAAGCGAGCGCTGTACCGCGCCGTGGGGCTCGACCCGCTCCAGGAAAAGGCCCGGCGCCGCAAGCAGGAGAAACGACGCAAGAAGCTAGTGGACGAGGCCGTGGCGTTTACGACGACCGGGGTCCGACAGGGTTCCGGGGACGAGAAAGACAGCGGCACACTCTCAACGCCTGAGTCTGCAGAGGTGAAGGTGACCAGCGACGAGGCCATCCTGCTACAGCACGCCAGCTTCCACAGCCTGGTGCTGGACTGCAGCGCCGTGCTCTTCCTGGACTCGGCCGGCGTGGGCGCGCTCAAGGAGGTGCGCAAGGACTATGCGGAGGTGGGCGTGGGTCTGCTGCTGGCACGATGCTGCCCCTCCGTCACGGAGTCGCTGGAGAGGGGCGGGTACTACGAAGAGAAGGGGGCACACACAAAGGTGGTGTTCTTCACCATCACCGACGCAGTGCTCTATGCACAAAGCCTCTCCGCTCAGAATGGAGACTGTGAAAGCAACTGTTGA
- the slc26a2 gene encoding sulfate transporter isoform X2 has translation MQGCCQWSPFTLNGVRLAPSMTVENGEAGQVGNGDHTCPLHTPLTLEEWGREEEPCSAQVRRRAKKLCTCSTARAKALLLDSVPILRWLPRYRLREWLLGDMMSGVIVGILLVPQSIAYSLLAGQDPIYGLYTSFFSSIIYALLGSSRHISVGIFGVLCLLVGQVVDREVALAGYPPENNINLTTDMTGSAMENSTMGVVCDRSCYAILVGATVTFTAGVFQVLMGLLQVGFVSVFLSDSLLSGFATGASLTILTSQLKYLLGLKLPRPQGWGSLIKTWVGLLSNLGKTNLCDLVTSLLCLLVLVPAKELNDRFKSKLRAPIPFELFVVIAATLASHFGGFRERYGSEVAGAIPTGFLPPQLPAWHLIPEVAVDAFSIALVGFAITVSLSEMFAKKHGYTVDANQEMYAIGFCNILPSFFRCFTTSAALTKTLVKESTGCQTQLSALVSALVLLLVLLLIAPLFYSLQKCVLAVIILVNLRGALRKFLDVPRMWRANHVDAFIWLITMATSALVNTELGLLVGVLVSAFCVLGRTQRASAVPLGQTADGELYEDIGQYRGLHTQPGVAVFRYEAPIYYANQALFKRALYRAVGLDPLQEKARRRKQEKRRKKLVDEAVAFTTTGVRQGSGDEKDSGTLSTPESAEVKVTSDEAILLQHASFHSLVLDCSAVLFLDSAGVGALKEVRKDYAEVGVGLLLARCCPSVTESLERGGYYEEKGAHTKVVFFTITDAVLYAQSLSAQNGDCESNC, from the exons ATGCAAGGCTGTTGTCAGTGGTCTCCATTCACACTTAACG GGGTGAGGCTGGCACCTAGCATGACCGTGGAAAACGGCGAGGCGGGGCAGGTTGGCAACGGCGACCACACCTGCCCGCTGCACACCCCTCTGACGCTGGAGGAGTGGGGGCGCGAGGAGGAGCCGTGTAGCGCCCAGGTGCGTCGCCGCGCCAAGAAGCTCTGCACCTGCAGCACCGCCCGCGCCAAGGCCCTGCTCCTGGACTCTGTGCCCATCCTCAGATGGTTGCCGCGGTACCGCCTGAGAGAATGGCTGCTGGGAGACATGATGTCGGGGGTGATCGTGGGCATCCTGCTGGTGCCCCAGTCCATCGCGTACTCCCTGCTGGCTGGGCAGGACCCCATCTATGGCCTCTACACGTCCTTCTTCTCCAGCATCATCTACGCCCTGCTGGGCAGCTCGCGCCACATCTCCGTGGGCATTTTCGGGGTGCTGTGCCTGCTGGTGGGGCAGGTTGTGGACCGGGAAGTGGCGCTGGCAGGGTACCCcccagagaacaatatcaacctGACCACCGATATGACTGGATCAGCGATGGAGAACAGCACCATGGGAGTTGTGTGCGACCGTAGCTGCTACGCCATTCTAGTGGGGGCAACAGTCACTTTCACTGCTGGGGTGTTCCAG GTGCTGATGGGGCTGCTGCAGGTGGGCTTCGTCTCCGTCTTCCTGTCCGACTCCCTGCTGAGCGGCTTTGCCACGGGCGCCTccctcaccatcctcacctCCCAGCTGAAGTATCTGCTGGGTCTTAAGCTACCCCGGCCTCAGGGCTGGGGCTCCCTCATTAAGACCTGGGTCGGTCTGCTCAGCAACCTGGGCAAGACCAACCTGTGCGacctggtgaccagcctgctgTGCCTGCTGGTGCTCGTACCAGCCAAGGAGCTCAACGACCGCTTCAAGTCCAAGCTGCGGGCGCCCATCCCCTTCGAGCTGTTTGTGGTGATCGCAGCCACACTGGCGTCGCACTTTGGCGGGTTCCGCGAGCGCTACGGCTCGGAGGTGGCGGGCGCCATCCCCACGGGTTTCTTGCCGCCGCAGCTGCCCGCCTGGCACCTCATCCCCGAGGTGGCGGTGGACGCCTTCTCCATCGCGCTGGTCGGGTTCGCCATCACCGTCTCACTCTCCGAGATGTTCGCCAAGAAGCACGGCTACACGGTGGACGCCAACCAGGAGATGTACGCCATCGGCTTCTGCAACATCCTGCCCTCGTTCTTCCGCTGCTTCACCACCAGCGCGGCGCTGACCAAGACCCTGGTGAAGGAGTCGACGGGCTGCCAGACCCAGCTGTCGGCACTGGTCTCGgcgctggtgctgctgctggtcctGCTCCTCATCGCCCCTCTCTTCTACTCCCTGCAGAA GTGTGTTCTGGCTGTTATTATCTTGGTGAACCTCCGGGGGGCGCTGAGGAAGTTCCTTGATGTGCCGCGCATGTGGCGGGCCAACCACGTGGATGCTTTCATATGGCTCATCACCATGGCGACCTCCGCCCTTGTCAACACCGAGCTGGGCCTGCTGGTGGGGGTCCTGGTGTCGGCCTTCTGCGTCCTGGGCCGCACACAGCGTGCCAGCGCCGTGCCACTGGGCCAGACCGCGGACGGCGAGCTCTACGAGGACATAGGCCAGTACAGGGGCCTGCACACACAGCCCGGCGTGGCCGTGTTCCGTTATGAGGCGCCCATCTACTATGCCAACCAGGCGCTCTTCAAGCGAGCGCTGTACCGCGCCGTGGGGCTCGACCCGCTCCAGGAAAAGGCCCGGCGCCGCAAGCAGGAGAAACGACGCAAGAAGCTAGTGGACGAGGCCGTGGCGTTTACGACGACCGGGGTCCGACAGGGTTCCGGGGACGAGAAAGACAGCGGCACACTCTCAACGCCTGAGTCTGCAGAGGTGAAGGTGACCAGCGACGAGGCCATCCTGCTACAGCACGCCAGCTTCCACAGCCTGGTGCTGGACTGCAGCGCCGTGCTCTTCCTGGACTCGGCCGGCGTGGGCGCGCTCAAGGAGGTGCGCAAGGACTATGCGGAGGTGGGCGTGGGTCTGCTGCTGGCACGATGCTGCCCCTCCGTCACGGAGTCGCTGGAGAGGGGCGGGTACTACGAAGAGAAGGGGGCACACACAAAGGTGGTGTTCTTCACCATCACCGACGCAGTGCTCTATGCACAAAGCCTCTCCGCTCAGAATGGAGACTGTGAAAGCAACTGTTGA
- the slc26a2 gene encoding sulfate transporter isoform X4 yields MTVENGEAGQVGNGDHTCPLHTPLTLEEWGREEEPCSAQVRRRAKKLCTCSTARAKALLLDSVPILRWLPRYRLREWLLGDMMSGVIVGILLVPQSIAYSLLAGQDPIYGLYTSFFSSIIYALLGSSRHISVGIFGVLCLLVGQVVDREVALAGYPPENNINLTTDMTGSAMENSTMGVVCDRSCYAILVGATVTFTAGVFQVLMGLLQVGFVSVFLSDSLLSGFATGASLTILTSQLKYLLGLKLPRPQGWGSLIKTWVGLLSNLGKTNLCDLVTSLLCLLVLVPAKELNDRFKSKLRAPIPFELFVVIAATLASHFGGFRERYGSEVAGAIPTGFLPPQLPAWHLIPEVAVDAFSIALVGFAITVSLSEMFAKKHGYTVDANQEMYAIGFCNILPSFFRCFTTSAALTKTLVKESTGCQTQLSALVSALVLLLVLLLIAPLFYSLQKCVLAVIILVNLRGALRKFLDVPRMWRANHVDAFIWLITMATSALVNTELGLLVGVLVSAFCVLGRTQRASAVPLGQTADGELYEDIGQYRGLHTQPGVAVFRYEAPIYYANQALFKRALYRAVGLDPLQEKARRRKQEKRRKKLVDEAVAFTTTGVRQGSGDEKDSGTLSTPESAEVKVTSDEAILLQHASFHSLVLDCSAVLFLDSAGVGALKEVRKDYAEVGVGLLLARCCPSVTESLERGGYYEEKGAHTKVVFFTITDAVLYAQSLSAQNGDCESNC; encoded by the exons ATGACCGTGGAAAACGGCGAGGCGGGGCAGGTTGGCAACGGCGACCACACCTGCCCGCTGCACACCCCTCTGACGCTGGAGGAGTGGGGGCGCGAGGAGGAGCCGTGTAGCGCCCAGGTGCGTCGCCGCGCCAAGAAGCTCTGCACCTGCAGCACCGCCCGCGCCAAGGCCCTGCTCCTGGACTCTGTGCCCATCCTCAGATGGTTGCCGCGGTACCGCCTGAGAGAATGGCTGCTGGGAGACATGATGTCGGGGGTGATCGTGGGCATCCTGCTGGTGCCCCAGTCCATCGCGTACTCCCTGCTGGCTGGGCAGGACCCCATCTATGGCCTCTACACGTCCTTCTTCTCCAGCATCATCTACGCCCTGCTGGGCAGCTCGCGCCACATCTCCGTGGGCATTTTCGGGGTGCTGTGCCTGCTGGTGGGGCAGGTTGTGGACCGGGAAGTGGCGCTGGCAGGGTACCCcccagagaacaatatcaacctGACCACCGATATGACTGGATCAGCGATGGAGAACAGCACCATGGGAGTTGTGTGCGACCGTAGCTGCTACGCCATTCTAGTGGGGGCAACAGTCACTTTCACTGCTGGGGTGTTCCAG GTGCTGATGGGGCTGCTGCAGGTGGGCTTCGTCTCCGTCTTCCTGTCCGACTCCCTGCTGAGCGGCTTTGCCACGGGCGCCTccctcaccatcctcacctCCCAGCTGAAGTATCTGCTGGGTCTTAAGCTACCCCGGCCTCAGGGCTGGGGCTCCCTCATTAAGACCTGGGTCGGTCTGCTCAGCAACCTGGGCAAGACCAACCTGTGCGacctggtgaccagcctgctgTGCCTGCTGGTGCTCGTACCAGCCAAGGAGCTCAACGACCGCTTCAAGTCCAAGCTGCGGGCGCCCATCCCCTTCGAGCTGTTTGTGGTGATCGCAGCCACACTGGCGTCGCACTTTGGCGGGTTCCGCGAGCGCTACGGCTCGGAGGTGGCGGGCGCCATCCCCACGGGTTTCTTGCCGCCGCAGCTGCCCGCCTGGCACCTCATCCCCGAGGTGGCGGTGGACGCCTTCTCCATCGCGCTGGTCGGGTTCGCCATCACCGTCTCACTCTCCGAGATGTTCGCCAAGAAGCACGGCTACACGGTGGACGCCAACCAGGAGATGTACGCCATCGGCTTCTGCAACATCCTGCCCTCGTTCTTCCGCTGCTTCACCACCAGCGCGGCGCTGACCAAGACCCTGGTGAAGGAGTCGACGGGCTGCCAGACCCAGCTGTCGGCACTGGTCTCGgcgctggtgctgctgctggtcctGCTCCTCATCGCCCCTCTCTTCTACTCCCTGCAGAA GTGTGTTCTGGCTGTTATTATCTTGGTGAACCTCCGGGGGGCGCTGAGGAAGTTCCTTGATGTGCCGCGCATGTGGCGGGCCAACCACGTGGATGCTTTCATATGGCTCATCACCATGGCGACCTCCGCCCTTGTCAACACCGAGCTGGGCCTGCTGGTGGGGGTCCTGGTGTCGGCCTTCTGCGTCCTGGGCCGCACACAGCGTGCCAGCGCCGTGCCACTGGGCCAGACCGCGGACGGCGAGCTCTACGAGGACATAGGCCAGTACAGGGGCCTGCACACACAGCCCGGCGTGGCCGTGTTCCGTTATGAGGCGCCCATCTACTATGCCAACCAGGCGCTCTTCAAGCGAGCGCTGTACCGCGCCGTGGGGCTCGACCCGCTCCAGGAAAAGGCCCGGCGCCGCAAGCAGGAGAAACGACGCAAGAAGCTAGTGGACGAGGCCGTGGCGTTTACGACGACCGGGGTCCGACAGGGTTCCGGGGACGAGAAAGACAGCGGCACACTCTCAACGCCTGAGTCTGCAGAGGTGAAGGTGACCAGCGACGAGGCCATCCTGCTACAGCACGCCAGCTTCCACAGCCTGGTGCTGGACTGCAGCGCCGTGCTCTTCCTGGACTCGGCCGGCGTGGGCGCGCTCAAGGAGGTGCGCAAGGACTATGCGGAGGTGGGCGTGGGTCTGCTGCTGGCACGATGCTGCCCCTCCGTCACGGAGTCGCTGGAGAGGGGCGGGTACTACGAAGAGAAGGGGGCACACACAAAGGTGGTGTTCTTCACCATCACCGACGCAGTGCTCTATGCACAAAGCCTCTCCGCTCAGAATGGAGACTGTGAAAGCAACTGTTGA